In a single window of the Nocardioides sp. L-11A genome:
- the trpS gene encoding tryptophan--tRNA ligase, whose translation MSATTEHPPVPETAQPAVPEGTARPRVLSGIQPTSDSFHLGNYVGAVRQWVDLQHDHQPFFFIADMHALTVDWDPKVLRERTLRSAAQLLAAGVDPAKSAVFVQSHVPAHAQLAWVLNGLTGFGEARRMTQFKDKSAKGGEGAASVGLFAYPVLMAADILAYRPHYVPVGEDQRQHLELTRDLAQRFNSRFKKTFRLPEPYILKATAKLYDLQEPTRKMSKSGSAPAGIIEMLDDPRITAKKIRSAVTDSGTEIRFDQDEKPGVSNLLTIYSALTGESIAALEEQYAGRMYGDLKKDLAEVVVGFVTPFRDRTLELLDNQDHLMQVLAQGAETAGAVAESTLRDVYQRVGFVAPAERRTEAG comes from the coding sequence ATGTCCGCCACCACCGAGCACCCGCCCGTGCCGGAGACCGCCCAGCCGGCCGTGCCCGAGGGGACCGCGCGCCCGCGCGTCCTCTCCGGCATCCAGCCGACGTCGGACTCCTTCCACCTCGGCAACTACGTCGGCGCGGTGCGGCAGTGGGTGGACCTGCAGCACGACCACCAGCCCTTCTTCTTCATCGCCGACATGCACGCGCTCACCGTCGACTGGGACCCCAAGGTGCTGCGTGAGCGCACCCTGCGCAGCGCCGCCCAGCTGCTGGCGGCCGGGGTCGACCCGGCGAAGTCGGCGGTCTTCGTGCAGAGTCACGTGCCCGCCCACGCGCAGCTGGCCTGGGTGCTCAACGGTCTGACCGGCTTCGGCGAGGCCCGGCGGATGACCCAGTTCAAGGACAAGTCGGCCAAGGGCGGTGAGGGCGCGGCGAGTGTCGGACTGTTCGCCTACCCGGTCCTCATGGCCGCCGACATCCTCGCCTACCGCCCCCACTACGTGCCGGTCGGCGAGGACCAGCGCCAGCACCTCGAGCTGACCCGGGACCTCGCGCAGCGGTTCAACAGCCGGTTCAAGAAGACCTTCCGGCTGCCCGAGCCCTACATCCTCAAGGCCACCGCGAAGCTCTACGACCTGCAGGAGCCGACCCGGAAGATGTCGAAGTCGGGCTCGGCGCCCGCGGGCATCATCGAGATGCTCGACGACCCCAGGATCACCGCGAAGAAGATCCGCTCCGCGGTCACCGACTCCGGCACCGAGATCCGCTTCGACCAGGACGAGAAGCCGGGCGTGAGCAACCTGCTGACGATCTACTCCGCGCTGACCGGCGAGAGCATCGCGGCGCTCGAGGAGCAGTACGCCGGCAGGATGTACGGCGATCTCAAGAAGGACCTCGCCGAGGTGGTGGTCGGGTTCGTCACCCCGTTCCGAGACCGCACTCTCGAGCTCCTCGACAACCAGGACCACCTGATGCAGGTGCTCGCCCAGGGGGCGGAGACCGCCGGAGCCGTCGCGGAGAGCACCCTGCGCGACGTCTATCAGCGCGTCGGGTTCGTGGCACCGGCGGAGCGTCGTACGGAGGCCGGCTGA
- a CDS encoding MFS transporter — translation MTSSPTTTPTEGRPAVSHHRPALAILALAVGGFTIGTTEFMTMGVLPEIAHGVEVSVPSAGHVISAYALGVVVGVPILAFFGAALPRRGMLVGLMAAYAAFNLLSALAPSYEVLAVARFLDGLPHGAYFGVASLVAASLVVPERRGRAVASVMLGLSVANVVGVPLATFLGQQVGWRSTYLLGGLLALATAAMVLAAVPSIPGDSEASGRKEAREFFGSLQVWLTMAVGAVGFGGMFAVYSYIAKTVTVVGGLERGTVPFFVLALGLGMVAGTWAAGELAAWSVYRSLLLAGVGGIVLMLVYYAAAPHGWLLLPVAFLVTATGSVLVVNLQLRLMDVAGNAVTLGAAMNHAALNIANALGAWLGGLVIAGGHGYRAPALVGAALAAVGTAILVVSALTHRRTASPRRP, via the coding sequence GTGACCTCCTCGCCGACGACGACCCCGACCGAGGGGCGCCCGGCGGTGTCCCACCACCGACCCGCGCTGGCGATCCTGGCGCTCGCGGTCGGCGGGTTCACCATCGGCACCACCGAGTTCATGACGATGGGCGTCCTGCCCGAGATCGCGCATGGCGTCGAGGTGTCGGTGCCGAGCGCCGGCCACGTCATCTCGGCCTACGCGCTCGGTGTCGTGGTCGGCGTACCGATCCTGGCCTTCTTCGGCGCCGCCCTCCCGCGCCGGGGGATGCTCGTGGGCCTGATGGCCGCGTACGCCGCGTTCAACCTGCTCAGCGCCCTGGCGCCGAGCTACGAGGTGCTCGCGGTCGCGCGCTTCCTCGACGGCCTGCCGCACGGCGCCTACTTCGGCGTCGCGAGCCTGGTCGCGGCCAGCCTGGTCGTCCCCGAGCGCCGGGGCCGGGCCGTCGCGAGCGTGATGCTCGGCCTCTCGGTCGCCAATGTCGTCGGCGTCCCTCTGGCCACCTTCCTCGGCCAGCAGGTCGGCTGGCGCTCGACGTACCTCCTCGGCGGCCTGCTCGCGCTCGCCACCGCGGCGATGGTGCTGGCGGCGGTCCCGTCCATCCCCGGCGACTCCGAGGCCAGTGGTCGCAAGGAGGCCCGGGAGTTCTTCGGCAGCCTCCAGGTCTGGCTGACCATGGCGGTCGGCGCCGTGGGCTTCGGCGGCATGTTCGCGGTCTACTCCTACATCGCCAAGACGGTCACCGTCGTCGGCGGGCTCGAGCGCGGCACAGTGCCCTTCTTCGTGCTCGCGCTGGGGCTGGGCATGGTCGCCGGCACCTGGGCGGCCGGCGAGCTCGCCGCCTGGTCGGTCTACCGCAGCCTGCTGCTCGCCGGCGTCGGCGGCATCGTGCTGATGCTCGTCTACTACGCCGCGGCGCCGCACGGCTGGCTGTTGCTGCCCGTGGCCTTCCTGGTCACCGCCACCGGCTCGGTGCTGGTCGTCAACCTGCAGCTGCGCCTGATGGACGTCGCCGGCAATGCCGTCACCCTCGGCGCGGCGATGAACCATGCGGCGCTCAACATCGCCAACGCCCTCGGCGCCTGGCTCGGCGGCCTGGTCATCGCCGGCGGCCACGGCTACCGCGCGCCCGCGCTGGTCGGCGCCGCCCTCGCCGCGGTCGGTACGGCGATCCTGGTCGTCTCGGCGCTCACGCACCGCCGGACGGCCTCTCCGCGTCGTCCCTGA